The following DNA comes from Candidatus Palauibacter soopunensis.
GCCGAGAAGCCCTCCGCGAGCGGGCTCGCGGTACCCGGGATGCCGGTGGGCTCCCCGGGCATGGAGTTCGGGGACCGCGTCGATCCCTACGACGTGATCCGGTTCGACGCCGCGGGCAACACGTCGGTGTACGAGAGCCGTTGACTTCCGTGATCCGATGGTCCCTTGACTACCGATCTCGAATCCTACTTGTTCGGGGGGACAGGGCTATCGGCGCGCGCAGAGGGGACGGTAGCTTTTTCGCTGCGGAAGCCAGGCAAACCAACCATCCCGGATGGCGGTGGTTCTCATGAACTCCAGCGGTGGTCGCGACGGTCACGGACACGATCATGACCATGGGCACGATCACGACCATGCTCACGGGCACGGCCATGACCATGGGCACGACCACGACCATGGGCATGACCACGATCACGGGCACGACCACGACCATGGGCACGACCACGGCCACGGACACCACCACCACGGCCATGATCACGACCACCATCACCACCACCACGGGATTTTCGGCGCCCACGATCATTCGGACGAGTTGAGGAACGCCAGCAAGCGCGACCTCACCGTCGCCCTGCTGATCATTGCCAGCTTCATGTTCGTCGAGGTGGTCGGGGGCGTTCTGTCCGGAAGCCTGGCCCTCATCGCCGACGCGGGGCACATGCTCACCGACGCGGCCTCCATCGGCCTCGCGCTGTTCGCCGTGAACTTCGCGACGCGCGCCGCCTCGGTGGAGCGCACCTTCGGCTACCACCGGGTGGAAATCCTCGCCGCGCTCATCAACGCACTCACGCTGTGGCTGATCTCCGCCTGGGTCATCTTCGAGGCGTACCACCGCTTCCAGGAGATCCCGGAGGTCGAGGGCGGCCTGATGCTGATCGTGGGGACCCTCGGGCTCCTCGCCAACCTCGCCGCGGCCTGGGTGCTGCACCGGTCGGCAAAGCACAGCGTGAACGTGGAAGGGGCCCTGGCCCACGTGATCGCCGACATTCTCGGGTCGGTCGCGGTCATCGTGTCCGGGGTGCTCGTGTGGGCTTTCGGCTGGTACATCTCCGACCCGATCCTCAGCGTCCTCATCGGGATTCTGATCCTGCTCAGCACGTGGCGCCTGCTGGCCAAGGTCGTGCACGTGCTGCTCGAGGGGACGCCGGAACACGTCGACGTGTACAAGCTCTGCCACCAGATCGAGGATCTCGAGGGAGTCACGGTGATTCACGACGTCCATGTGTGGACGCTCGCGCCGGGCTACGACGCGCTCACGGCGCATGTCCTGGTGGATCCCGAGCACGAAGGCGATACGGCGAAGCTTCTCGACAGGATCCGGGAGATCGCCTACGACGATTTCAACCTGCAGCACGTCACGGTCCAGGTGGAGGCCAGTGCCACGCAGTGCAACGAAGACCACCACGTCGATCACCTGGTCGCCACCGCGCGGCCTCATTCTCACTAGTCAAGGAGAAAAACTCATGGGCGAGCATGACCACAGCTGCGAGAGTCACGACAGCAGCCATACGCACGGTGACGATTGCGGCCACGAGACCGTAGAGCACGACGGGCATACGGACTACGTCGTCGACGGCCACCTGCACCACGTGCACGGGGACCACTGCGACGACCACGGTCCGGCCGAAGGTCACGGCCACGACTGCGATGGCCATGACAGCGGCCACACGCACGGCGACGACTGCGGCCACGAGGCGGTGCAGCACGACGGCCACACGGACTATGTGGTTGGCGGCCACTTGCATCACGCGCACGCCGGGCACTGCGACGATCACGGTCCGGCGTAACGGTTCGCCAGCTTCCCTCGGGAGCGGCCGCCGCCCCGGGTCGGCGGCTGCTCCTCCCGATCCCCTCCGCCGCGAACCTCCGGCGCGGGGCGCCACCTGACAGGTTCTGAATGACCCCGTTCATCCTTGCGCTGTTGGCGCCAGTTGCCGGAGTCCTCCTTTACATCTGGTTGCACAACCGGCCTCACACCATGCGGATGATCGATACGATCGTCTTCGTGGCGCTGCCGGTGCTCGTCGCCTGGCAGATTTTTCCGCACGTCTGGCTGGAACGTCAGATCACGCCCCTCCTCGCCGTCATCGCGGGCGGTGGCGTCCTCTATCTCATCGAGAAGATCTCCCATAGAGTGGCGCAGCACACCGACAACCTCACGATTCTGCTTGGCGTGGCGTCGATGGTGCTGCACGCCCTGCTGGAAGGCGGCGCGCTGATGCCGGCGACGGCGAGTGCTCCCTTCGCGTTCGCCGTTATCCTGCATCGGGTCGCCGTCGGGCTACTGATCTGGTGGCTGCTCGAGCCGCGGCACGGAGTCGTCGTGGCCATCGTGGGAGTCGGAGCGATCCTCGTGGCGACGATGATCGGGTTCGCGGCCGGCACGGGGATACTCCCGGATGAGCACGCGGCGCTTGAACTCTACCAGGCGTTCGTCGCGGGGTCGCTGCTTCACGTCGTGTTCCACCAGGGGCGCCACGACCACGTTCACGACTAGCAGGCCAGTTCCGTCCGGTTCACGGCCTCGGCGACGTGCGCCACGGCCTTCCCCGGGGCCACCCGCGGATCGGGTATCCGCAGGAAACCTCGGGCGCCGTGCCGGCGAGGAAGAGTTCGGGCTGGCCGCGACATCCCCACCCGGCGCGCAGGCCGGTCCCGGGTTCGACCTCGACCCATTCCACGCCGTCGGGAAACCGGAAGTTGCTTCCGCCCCTGGGTCCGAGGACCCGGATGAGGAAATCCGTGAAGATCGGCTGGGCGGCACGCGACCCGGACAACCCCAGACGCGTCCCATCGTCGAAACCGACCCAGACACCCACGGCCAGCTCCGGCGTGTAGCCGACGAACCAGGCATCGCGCGAGCCGTTCGTGGTCCCGGACTTCGCGGCGATGGGTCCCCTGTACCCGGCCGCGCGCACCCCGCTTCCCGTGCCGCGCTCCACCACCCCGCGCAGGGCCGATGTCACGAGGTACGCCTCCGCCGGGCTGATGACGGCCTCACGGCGAAGCTCGGCCGGTCGGATGGCCTCGCCCTCTCGACCCAGCACGGCGCGCGCGGCGCGCGGAGGCGCCCGTCTCCCCTCCGCCGCCAGCACCGCGTAGGCCGCCGTCAACTCGAGGAGCGTCACCTCCGAGGCGCCGAGCGCGAGACTCGGATATGGGGCCAGCGGACTCTCGACACCCAGCCGTTGCGCGGTCTCCACGATCCGTTCGGGACCGACGGCAAGTCCCAGACGGGCGAACGGCACGTTGCGCGACCCCTCGAGCGCGTCGCGCAGCCTGACGGGCCCGAGAAACTCGCGATCCGCGTTGGAGGGCCGCCACACGCCGGCGGGCGTGTCGAGCGCCAGCGGCTCATCCCGTAGTGTGGAAGCCAGGGTGAACGGGGCGTCCGCCCGCGGATCCAGCGCGGCCAGCGCCACGATCGGCTTGAATGCGCTCCCCGGCTGACGCAGCGCGTCCGCGGCGCGGTTGAACTGCGACGTGGCGTATGAGCGCCCGCCAACCATCGCCAGGATGTCACCGCTCTGCGGGTCGAGGGCCACGAGCGCCGCCTGGAGAGGCCCCGTCTGCTCCGTGAGACGGGGACGGATGCGCTCGAGCGTTCGGATTCCATCCGACACGGCCAGCTCCGCCGCCCGCTGTATGTCCGGCTCCAGAGACGACACGACGGTCAGGCCCGCACCATCCAGACTCAGCGGCCGTGCTCCGGACCCCAGCTCTCGCCGCAGGAAGTCCATATACCAGCGGGCATCGGCGCGCCGCTCCGGCGGAGAGCTGAGGGTCAGACTCATTTCGAGCTCGGCATTCAGCCGGTCCGCGTCGATGTGTCCGAGTGCATGCATCTGCCGCAGGACCATGTCCCGCCGGGCCCGGGCGCGCTCCGGGTGCCGGTGCGGCGCATACATGCTGGGACCCCGAATGATTCCCACGAGCATGGCGGACTGCCCCAGCGTCAACTGGGAGACGTCGCGGTCGAAGAAGAACGGCGCCGCTCGGCCGAAGCCGTGGATCGCCACGCCTCGATCCTGCCCGAGGTAGATGTGGTTCACATACGCTTCGAGGAGGCGCCGCTTGGAGAACCGCCTCTCCAGAGCCACGGCGATGGCCGCCTCGCGGCCCTTTCGGAGCAGCGTGCGATCGGTCGAGAGGAAGAGCGTGCGCGCAAGTTGCTGGGTGATGGTGCTGCCGCCCTCGGCGATCCGCCCCTGGCGCAGGTTCGAGAGCACGGCGCCGGCGATGCGGCGGGGATCCAGCGCGCCGTGTTCGTAGAAGCGGCGATCCTCCACGGTCAGGAGGGCGTCGATGAGATGGCCGGGCACGTCTTCGAGTCTTACCGGGATGCGGTCCCGGCCGTGCTCGCCCGGCACGGTTCCGATGACCTCGGGATCCACGATGAGCGTCGCGAGGTCCTGCCCGTCCGCATCCCGAATCGACGTCACGCGACCCGCGCCGGAAAAGCCGCGGAACCGGACGCGCACGGTACCGCCGGGATCCATGTAACCGCCCAGGCGCAGCGGCCGCCTGCCGAGCCTCAGTTCCCCGCCGCGCCAGGCGAACTCTCCCTGGTCGGGCGTGCGCTTCGAAACGGACCGATAACCGACTCGCGTCAGATGGCTCGCCACCTGCCGGGGCTCCACGCGGTCGCCGGGACGCAGCACCAGCGGCCGGGCGACGACACGGGTCGGGGAGACCGAATCGATCGCTTCGAAGTCGCGCGCGACCTTCGCCTCGAAACCGAGATACCCGAGCCAGCCCGCGGCGAGGACGCCGGCCAGGATTCCCAGCCGCCGCCAGATTCTTCTCTTGCCTTTCCTGCTTCTCTTGCCTTTCACATCGACTAGGACGCTCCGGGTCGGAAAAAGGTTCCCGGGTCAGCCCGCAGCTCGGATGTGCGTACCGAAAGTGTCCAGGTCGATGTTCGAGCCCGAGAGGACGAGGCCCACGCGGCGGCCTTCCAGCCGCTCCCGGAGGGGACCGCACGTGGCGGCGAGCGGAGCGGCGGACGCGGGTTCGGCCACCAGCTTCGCGTCGAGGAACAGCGCCTTCAGGGCGGCGCGGATCGCGTCGTCGTCGACGAGCACGACGTCATCCACGTAACGCTGCACGAGTCCGAAGGTGTACGGAGCCGCGTGGGGGGCGCCGAGGCTGTCCGCGATCGTGTCGATGCGATCGAGCGCGACCGGCTCGCCCGCATCGAGGCTGCGTCGCATGGAGTCGGCACCGACGGGCTCCACGCCGTAGACGCTGCACACGGGCGCCAGCTGCTTCACGATGCTCGCCGTGCCGGAGATGAGACCTCCGCCCCCGATGGGGACGACCAGCGCATCGAGGTCGGGAAGTTGTTCCGCGACCTCGAGACCGACGGTCGAAGTGCCGAAGACGGTCGCCTCCCCCTCGAACGGATGGATCTCGAGCCGACCCTCTTGCCGGGCGATTTCCTCCATGCGTGCAAATCCGCTCGCCCCGTCGTCCGCGAACTCGATTTCCGCCCCGAAGTTCCGGCAGCGCGCGACGCGTGCCGGGTTCGCGGATGACAGCATGACGACCTTGGCGGTCGTGTCGGCGGCCCGGGCGGCGTAGGCCACGGAAACGGCATGGTTCCCGGCGCTCACGGCCGTGACCCCTCGCTGCAGCGTCTCCGCGTCAGCGCAGAGGACGTTGTTCAAGGCACCCCGGACCTTGTAGGAGCCCGTGCGCTGGAAGAGTTCCAGCTTGAGAAAAAGCTCGATTCCCGCGGGCAGCGAAGCGATGCCGCGATCCGGGATCCAGCGTCTGACCGGCGTGCGTTCGATCCACGGCGCGACGCGCGCTCGTGTCTTGCGGCTCTGCGCCGGCGTCGGGGGCCGGCGGCCGGGGGTCGGGGATTCGGTCATGCTTGACAAGCTAACGGCGCGATGCGATCCTCCGCGCCCATGACGAACACCCATCCGTTTTTCGGCCACTATTATTACCACCGCCCACGCGGAGGCCGGTGATCGTCTAGCTGTATCCTGAACAAAGGTTGCGAACGATCGATGCCGGCCCGGGGTGGCCGGCTTTTTTTGTCGCTGCCTCCCCGCCGGTGTCGGCCTCCAGAGTCCACGACATGAATCACAAAACGACAAGACTCGCCCTGCCCAAGGGGCGGATGCAGTCCGGTGTACTCGAGCTGCTGACCGCCGCCGGCGTGCGGGTGGATCTCGGGGAGCGCCGCTACCGCCCGGTCATCTCGGTCCCCGGCTTCGGCGCCAAGTTGCTCAAACCGCAGAACGTCGTGGAGATGCTGCATGCGGGATCTCGCGACCTGGGATTCGCGGGGGCCGACTGGGTGGCGGAACTGAACGGATCGCTGGTCGAACTCCTGGACACGGGGCTCGACCCGGTGCGCGTCGTCGCAGCCGCCCCGACCCGGGTCGCCCGGGCGGGACTGCACGCCGCTGGCCGCCGCCTCACCGTGGCGTCCGAATACGCGCGGCTCTCTTCGCGCTGGATCGGAGATCGGGGACTCGACGCGACGCTCGTGCGGTCGTACGGCGCGACGGAAGTGTTTCCGCCGGAGGACGCCGACGTGATCGTCGACAACACCGCGACGGGTGCGACGCTCGAGGCCAACGGGCTCGAGATCGTCGACGAACTGATGACCTCATCGACCCGCCTCTACGCGAATCCGCGCGCGCTCGAGGATCCGCGGCACCGCGAGCGCATCGACGACCTGGTCGTGGTGCTGCAGTCGGTCGTGGAAGCCCGGCAGCGGGTCATGCTCGAAGTCAACGTGGCCGCGGCGCGTCTGGATGACCTGGTGGCGGTGCTTCCCTGCATGCGCAAGCCGACCGTGTCGCGTCTGCACGGCGAGGAGGGCTATGCCATTCGGGTCGCCGTGCCGCGCGAGGCCCTTCCGGGCCTGATCCCCAGCGTGAAGGCGCGGGGCGGCACCGATCTCGTCGTGACGACGCCGGGACAGATCGTCGCATGAGCGGGATGACGGTGGCTGCGCCCCCGGGCGAACGGCTTCGCCTCGATCACAACGAGCGCCTGTTTCCGGCGCCGGAACTCGTCCGTCTCCTCCCGGAAGTGCCGGCGAGCGCGCTGACGCGTTATCCGGATGCCTCGCGGTTGGAGCAGCGGCTGGCTGAAGCCTCGAGGGTCGGGAAAGACCGGGTCCTCGTCACCGCGGGGGCGGACGACGCGATCGACCGCGTCTGCCGTCGCTATCTCGCGGGGGGCCGCGAACTGATCACGGTGGCTCCGACGTTCGAGATGGTGCCGACGTTCGCGGCGCTCGCTGGCGGGCGGGTGCGGTCGATACCCACGCTGAACGACCCCGCGCCTCTCGGACCCATCCTCGACCGGCTCGGGGAACGGACGGGCCTGGTCGCCGTGATCTCGCCGCACAACCCCACGGGAACGGTGGCCCCGGTCGAGCGGATCCTGGCCATCGCCGACAGCCTTCCGGCGAACGCCGCTCTGCTCGCGGATCTCGCCTACGTCGAGTTCGCCGACCGCGATCCGACGCGGGAGCTGCTGCAGCGCGACAACATCCTGGTCGTGCGGACGCTGTCCAAGGCCTGGGGCCTCGCCGGGCTTCGCGTGGGTTTCGTGCTGGGCCCGCCCGCGGTCATCGAGGGCCTTCGGGCCGGCGGTGCTCCCTTCCCTCTTTCGGCCCCCTCCATCTGGCTGGCGGAGCGGGCGCTGGCGCTGGGAGACCGGGTCACCGCGACGTACGTCGCCGCCGTGTGCCACGAGCGTGAGAGGCTCGTCTCCGCACTGCTCGCCTCAGCGGCGGAGCCCTTCGCGTCGCAGGCGAACTTCGTACTCGCAACCACGGATCGGGCGGCCGCGCTACACCGCCGCTTTCGGCAGCAGGCCATCGCCATTCGACGCTTTCCGAACTTCCCGGACCTTGTCCGGATCACGCTTCCGGGGGACGAAGCGACATTCCGCCGCGTCCTCCGCGTGCTCGACACTCTTGGACACATCTCGTGAGGAGATTCCGATGAACGCGAACTCCGGAGAGGGTCGCCCGGCCGCCGGGCGAGTGGGAGAACGGTCGCGGCGGACACTCGAGACCCGGATCGAAGCCCGGCTGGACCTGGACAGCCGGGGACGCAGCCGCGTCGATAGCGGACTGGCGTTTCTCGACCACATGATCGGCGCCGCGGCCTTTCACGGCGGCATGACGCTGGATCTGCGCGCGCAGGGCGACCTCGACATCGACGATCACCACACGGTGGAGGACTGCGGACTCGTATTCGGTTCGGTCATCCGCGACGCGCTCGGGGACCGGGAGGGGATTCGCCGCTTCGGGTACGCCTACGCGCCTCTCGACGAGGCGCTTGCCCGGGCGGTCGTGGACCTCTCCGGGCGTCCCTTCGCCAAGGTGGACCTCGGCCTCCGGCGCGAGATGCTGGGGGCGGTCGCGACCGAGAACCTCACCCATTTCTTCACCTCGCTCGCGGCGGCGGGAGGCCTGACGCTCCACCTGGATGTCATCCGTGGAGACAACGACCACCATCGCGCGGAGGCCGCCTTCAAGGCGTTCGGTCTCGCCCTCGCCGAAGCGGTCGCGGAACGCGCCGCGGCCGGAGTCCCGAGTACGAAGGGTGTGCTCGGATCGGGAGAGTCGCCCGCGGCCGACGTGGAAGAGGACTCGGGGGCCGGGGCCCTCGAGACGGTGTCTCGATGAGCGCCGCGCGGATGGCAACGGGCCCGGACGATGTGGGAATCGTTCCGACGGGCGTGGCGAACCTCGAGGCGGTGGCGGCCGCTTTCCGGCGGCTGGGAAGAACCCCGCGGCTGCTGGACTCGGCCGCCGGCATCTCGAGTGCCGATTACGTCGTCCTCCCCGGCGTGGGGTCTTTCACCGACGGCATGGCGGAGCTTCGCCGGCGTGGATGGGCGGAAGCCGTCCGCCGGCGCGTGGAGGAGGGACGTCCGACGCTCGCCATCTGTCTCGGACTTCAACTCCTGTGCGAGGAGAGCGAGGAGGCTCCGGGCACCGCCGGGCTCGGGTGCGTACCAGGCCGGGTGGTCCGGTTGGCGGAGAGCTGCCGCGTCCCCCAGTTGGGTTGGAACCGTGTCGCGGCCCCGGCCGGAACCACCTTCCTGCGGTCATCCGTCGTCTACTTCGCCAACTCCTACGGGCTCGAGATGGGTCCCTCGGGCTGGACCGCCGCGATGGGGCGGCACGGAAGCCGCTTCGTGGCGGGGCTGGAGCGCGGCGGCGTCCTCGCCTGCCAGTTCCACCCGGAGCTGTCGGGAAAGGTCGGAGCGGGTCTCCTGAAGCGCTGGCTCGAAGAGTCGCCGGGCGCGGCGTCCGCCTTCGAACGGCGCGTGCTGCGGCCCTCGCTCGCCGCGGCATGCTGAACGTTCGGGTCGTTCCGTGCCTGGACGTAAGGGACGGCAGGGTCGTGAAGGGCGTCCGTTTCGACAACCTCGAAGACCAGGGCGACCCCGCCCGGCTCGCTCGACGCTACGAGCGCGAAGGGGCGGACGAACTCGTGATCCTCGATGTCTCGGCTACGGCGGAGGGAAGGGTGGCCCAGTTCGAGACGGTGGGCCGCGTTCGTGACGAGATCTCGATTCCGCTTACGGTCGGCGGCGGCGTGCGGACGGCGGAAGACGCGGGCGCGCTGCTGGAGGCGGGGGCGGACCGGGTCGCCGTGAACACGGCGGCGGTCGAGCGACCGGAACTCCTGTCGGAGATCGCGACGCGGTTCGGGGCCCAGTGCGCGGTCCTGGCCCTCGACGCCGGCGCGACGTCGGACGATGCGTGTCCAAGCGGCTTCGAGGTGCTGACGCACTCGGGAGGGCGGCGCACGGGCCTCGATGCCGCGGAGTGGGGTCGCCGCGCGGCGGCACTGGGCGCGGGCGAGATACTCCTCACGAGCTTCGACCGCGACGGGACGCGAAGCGGCTACGACCTGGCCCTGATCGGAGCGATCCGCGAAGCCGTGCCGGTGCCGATCGTGGCTTCCGGCGGGGGAGCCCATGCGGGTCACATGTGCGCGGCGGTCGAGGCCGGGGCGGACGCGGTGCTGGCGGCGTCGATCTTCCATCAGGGCGACTGGTCGATCGGCCGGCTCAAGGATCGACTGCAGCAACTCGGGGTCGCGGTACGTCGATGATCATCCCATCCATCGACCTCATGGGCGGCCGGGCCGTGCAGCTCCGGCAGGGCTTCACGCTCGAGATCGACGCCGGCGACCCGCGGCCGCTCGCCGAGAAGTTCGCCGTCGCGGGGGAAGTCGCGATCATCGATCTCGACGCGGCGCTCGGCCGCGGAGACAACGCCGCCCTCATCCGGGAACTGCTCCCGCTCGCACCGTGTCGGGTGGGTGGCGGCATCCGGTCCCCCGAGGCGGCGCTCGACTGGCTCGACGCGGGTGCGCGGCGGGTGATCCTGGGCACGGCCGCGAATGCCGAGGTCCTGGACGGGCTTCCCGCGGAACGCGTGATCGCGGCGCTCGACGCGCGCGATGGCGAGGTCGTCGTGGAGGGCTGGCAGCGCGGGACGGGTCGCGACGTCATCGGACGGATGGAGGAACTCGATGGTCTCGCGGACGGCTATCTGGTCACCTTCGTGGAGGTCGAAGGCACGCTGGGCGGGATCCCGCTGGACCGGGTATCCGCCCTCGTCGGGGCCGCTGGATCCGCGCGCGTTACGGTGGCGGGTGGCGTCCGCGAGGTATCGGAGATCGCGGCGCTGGACCGAATGGGCGCGGACGCGCAGGTGGGGATGGCGATCTACAGCGGGCGCATGGACCTGGCCGACGCCATCGCGGCTCCTCTGAAATCCGACCGGGCGGACGGATTGTGGGCGACGCTGGTCGAGGACACGGTCGGGCGGGCGCTCGGGCTCGCCTGGTCGAGCGCGGAGAGCCTGCGCGCCGCCGTCAGCGAACGACGCGGCGTCTACCAGAGCCGCTCACGGGGGCTGTGGTGGAAGGGCGAGACCTCCGGCGCCACACAGGAACTCGTCCGCGTGGCGGCGGACTGTGACCGGGACACGCTGCGCTTCACCGTGCGGCAGCGTGGGACCGGCTTCTGTCACACCGGCGCCCCGACCTGTTTCGACGCTGCGCCTTCCGGCACGTCGGCGGCCCCGTCATCGGTGGCGGGCATGGGACTGCATGACCTCGAGACCCGCCTTCGCGCGCGACTCGCCGACCCGGAACCCGGCTCGCTGACCGCGCGACTCGCCGGGGATCCCGAGCTGTTGCGTGGGAAGCTCGTCGAGGAAGCGCTAGAACTGGCGGAAGCCGGATCGAAGGCCGACGCGGTGGCGGAGTTCGCGGACCTTTGCTACTTCGCCCTCACGCGGCTCGTGAAGGCCGGCGGCTCGCTCGAAGATGTACGGCGTGAACTCGGGCGGCGGGCCCTCAGGGTGCGTCGACGAGTCCCGCGAGCGCCGGGAGGGCCGACGGGGCGGACGGCTTCGGCGCCCGCCGCGGCGGCGGGCGGGATCCTCCCGCCGATCGGCCTCGAGCAGGCCGTGCGGGCGGTGCGCTCGCCGGCACTCGATCCGGCGGCTCTCGAGGTCGCGCGCACGATCCTGGACGATGTCGAGCGGCGCGGAGAGCCGGCGCTCCGGGAGCACGCCGAGCGGCTCGGCGACCTCGATCCGGGCGACGACCTGCTGCTCGACCGGTCGGCGCTCGGGCGCGCGACCGAGGCACTCCACCCCGACGACCGCGAGCTGCTTCGCCGCGCGGCCGACCGCATCCGCGCGTTCGCGGAGGCCCAGCGGGCATCCGCGGCCGACCTCGACACGCGGGTCGCGGGCGGCCGCGGCGGCCATCGGCTCGTACCGGTCGCTGCGGCGGGCTGTTACGCGCCCGGGGGGCGCTTCCCCCTCCCGTCCTCGGTGCTCATGACCGCGATCCCCGCGAGGGTGGCGGGCGTGGGCGAAGTCTGGGCGGCATCGCCCCGCCCGACCGGGGCGGTCCAGGCCGCGGCATTCATCGCCGGCGCGGACGGCCTGCTCGCCATCGGCGGCGCGCAGGCGATCGGCGCGCTTGCCTTCGGGGCCGGAGGCGTCCCCCGCTGCGAGAAGATCGTGGGGCCGGGGAACCGGTTCGTCACCGCGGCCAAGCGTCTCCTCTACGGCCGGGTCGGCCTCGACACCATCGCCGGCCCATCCGAGCTGCTCGTCGTCGCCTCGCCGGATGCGGAGCCGGCGCGCGTCGCGGCCGACCTGCTCGCCCAGGCCGAGCACGACCCCGACGCCGTCCCGCTGCTGTGCGCCTTCGACGATGCGACCGTCGAGGCCGTCCGCGAAGAGGCCGAGCGGCAGCTGGCCACGCTGCGGACGGCCCCGATCGCGCGTCAGGCCCTCGCGGCCGGCGGCGCCCTCCTCGCGGCGGGCCCCGACGAGGCCGCCGCCATCTGCGACGCGGTGGCGCCGGAGCACCTGCACCTGCACGGCGAGCAGGCGGAGTCGCTTGCTCCTCGCCTCCACCGCTACGGATCGCTCTTCGTGGGGACGGCCACGCCCGAGGCGGCCGGCGACTACGGAGCCGGACCGAACCACACCCTTCCCACATCGGGCGCCGCGGCGTTCGACTCGGGACTCTCCGTGTTCTCGTTCCTGCGTCGACCGATGTGGCTGTCGCTTTCGCCCGAAGATGGCGCCTACGAGGACCTGCTGCGGGACACCGCGGCGCTCGCCAGACTGGAGGGACTGGAAGCGCACGCGCTGTCGGCCGAACTCCGGCTCACGGCGGCGGCCCGGAGAGATCGCGGTCGGAGGGTCCGGGCCTCGTGAGGTGGTCGAGGGCACGGTCCACGGCGTCCTTCGTCGAGGCCGTGATCCCGC
Coding sequences within:
- a CDS encoding transglycosylase domain-containing protein, whose protein sequence is MKGKRSRKGKRRIWRRLGILAGVLAAGWLGYLGFEAKVARDFEAIDSVSPTRVVARPLVLRPGDRVEPRQVASHLTRVGYRSVSKRTPDQGEFAWRGGELRLGRRPLRLGGYMDPGGTVRVRFRGFSGAGRVTSIRDADGQDLATLIVDPEVIGTVPGEHGRDRIPVRLEDVPGHLIDALLTVEDRRFYEHGALDPRRIAGAVLSNLRQGRIAEGGSTITQQLARTLFLSTDRTLLRKGREAAIAVALERRFSKRRLLEAYVNHIYLGQDRGVAIHGFGRAAPFFFDRDVSQLTLGQSAMLVGIIRGPSMYAPHRHPERARARRDMVLRQMHALGHIDADRLNAELEMSLTLSSPPERRADARWYMDFLRRELGSGARPLSLDGAGLTVVSSLEPDIQRAAELAVSDGIRTLERIRPRLTEQTGPLQAALVALDPQSGDILAMVGGRSYATSQFNRAADALRQPGSAFKPIVALAALDPRADAPFTLASTLRDEPLALDTPAGVWRPSNADREFLGPVRLRDALEGSRNVPFARLGLAVGPERIVETAQRLGVESPLAPYPSLALGASEVTLLELTAAYAVLAAEGRRAPPRAARAVLGREGEAIRPAELRREAVISPAEAYLVTSALRGVVERGTGSGVRAAGYRGPIAAKSGTTNGSRDAWFVGYTPELAVGVWVGFDDGTRLGLSGSRAAQPIFTDFLIRVLGPRGGSNFRFPDGVEWVEVEPGTGLRAGWGCRGQPELFLAGTAPEVSCGYPIRGWPRGRPWRTSPRP
- a CDS encoding cation diffusion facilitator family transporter; translated protein: MRNASKRDLTVALLIIASFMFVEVVGGVLSGSLALIADAGHMLTDAASIGLALFAVNFATRAASVERTFGYHRVEILAALINALTLWLISAWVIFEAYHRFQEIPEVEGGLMLIVGTLGLLANLAAAWVLHRSAKHSVNVEGALAHVIADILGSVAVIVSGVLVWAFGWYISDPILSVLIGILILLSTWRLLAKVVHVLLEGTPEHVDVYKLCHQIEDLEGVTVIHDVHVWTLAPGYDALTAHVLVDPEHEGDTAKLLDRIREIAYDDFNLQHVTVQVEASATQCNEDHHVDHLVATARPHSH
- the hisG gene encoding ATP phosphoribosyltransferase codes for the protein MNHKTTRLALPKGRMQSGVLELLTAAGVRVDLGERRYRPVISVPGFGAKLLKPQNVVEMLHAGSRDLGFAGADWVAELNGSLVELLDTGLDPVRVVAAAPTRVARAGLHAAGRRLTVASEYARLSSRWIGDRGLDATLVRSYGATEVFPPEDADVIVDNTATGATLEANGLEIVDELMTSSTRLYANPRALEDPRHRERIDDLVVVLQSVVEARQRVMLEVNVAAARLDDLVAVLPCMRKPTVSRLHGEEGYAIRVAVPREALPGLIPSVKARGGTDLVVTTPGQIVA
- a CDS encoding histidinol-phosphate transaminase, which encodes MSGMTVAAPPGERLRLDHNERLFPAPELVRLLPEVPASALTRYPDASRLEQRLAEASRVGKDRVLVTAGADDAIDRVCRRYLAGGRELITVAPTFEMVPTFAALAGGRVRSIPTLNDPAPLGPILDRLGERTGLVAVISPHNPTGTVAPVERILAIADSLPANAALLADLAYVEFADRDPTRELLQRDNILVVRTLSKAWGLAGLRVGFVLGPPAVIEGLRAGGAPFPLSAPSIWLAERALALGDRVTATYVAAVCHERERLVSALLASAAEPFASQANFVLATTDRAAALHRRFRQQAIAIRRFPNFPDLVRITLPGDEATFRRVLRVLDTLGHIS
- a CDS encoding threonine/serine dehydratase codes for the protein MTESPTPGRRPPTPAQSRKTRARVAPWIERTPVRRWIPDRGIASLPAGIELFLKLELFQRTGSYKVRGALNNVLCADAETLQRGVTAVSAGNHAVSVAYAARAADTTAKVVMLSSANPARVARCRNFGAEIEFADDGASGFARMEEIARQEGRLEIHPFEGEATVFGTSTVGLEVAEQLPDLDALVVPIGGGGLISGTASIVKQLAPVCSVYGVEPVGADSMRRSLDAGEPVALDRIDTIADSLGAPHAAPYTFGLVQRYVDDVVLVDDDAIRAALKALFLDAKLVAEPASAAPLAATCGPLRERLEGRRVGLVLSGSNIDLDTFGTHIRAAG
- the hisH gene encoding imidazole glycerol phosphate synthase subunit HisH; translated protein: MSAARMATGPDDVGIVPTGVANLEAVAAAFRRLGRTPRLLDSAAGISSADYVVLPGVGSFTDGMAELRRRGWAEAVRRRVEEGRPTLAICLGLQLLCEESEEAPGTAGLGCVPGRVVRLAESCRVPQLGWNRVAAPAGTTFLRSSVVYFANSYGLEMGPSGWTAAMGRHGSRFVAGLERGGVLACQFHPELSGKVGAGLLKRWLEESPGAASAFERRVLRPSLAAAC
- the hisF gene encoding imidazole glycerol phosphate synthase subunit HisF — encoded protein: MLNVRVVPCLDVRDGRVVKGVRFDNLEDQGDPARLARRYEREGADELVILDVSATAEGRVAQFETVGRVRDEISIPLTVGGGVRTAEDAGALLEAGADRVAVNTAAVERPELLSEIATRFGAQCAVLALDAGATSDDACPSGFEVLTHSGGRRTGLDAAEWGRRAAALGAGEILLTSFDRDGTRSGYDLALIGAIREAVPVPIVASGGGAHAGHMCAAVEAGADAVLAASIFHQGDWSIGRLKDRLQQLGVAVRR